One window of the Runella slithyformis DSM 19594 genome contains the following:
- a CDS encoding mandelate racemase/muconate lactonizing enzyme family protein → MKYTGSAAALGLTEPIVAQPQEKTIRIKNVDANFEREPLNAYRFKGGAITDSWQVAAMLESDSGVRKIGLGTQGVLWSDARVAAGHSESAGNALMYAMSERALQIIKGTSFTNPVELMEKVLPEVLDYGKKITGVPDLRKTFALNALVCVDNAAWLLYAHENNLKTFDEMIPAAYRPGLSYRHDKVASIPSFSVGTTTERIKAAADEGYFILKLKTGAAGTQKEMLEKDLEFLTALHKTIGHYETPYTKSGKIPYYFDANGRYEHKDTLLRFLDHAKKIGAFDQIAVVEEPFAENNEVYVGDFGVRIAADESAHTVEDAARRIEQGYSAIAVKAIAKTLSMTMKIAQLAYEKNIPCFCADLTVSPILVDWNKSVAARLPPFPNMSIGLQETNGHQYYKNWDRLMSYHPKAGSTWTKTVKGVYPTDASFYSQSAGIFEPSAHYEALFPK, encoded by the coding sequence ATGAAGTATACCGGCAGTGCAGCGGCCTTGGGCCTGACGGAACCGATCGTCGCCCAACCCCAAGAAAAGACGATTAGGATCAAAAATGTGGATGCCAATTTTGAACGAGAACCGCTGAATGCCTACCGTTTCAAAGGCGGTGCCATCACCGACAGTTGGCAGGTAGCGGCCATGCTGGAATCGGATTCGGGGGTACGAAAGATAGGTTTAGGCACGCAGGGCGTGCTGTGGTCGGATGCGCGGGTGGCGGCGGGACACTCCGAAAGCGCCGGCAATGCCCTCATGTACGCCATGAGCGAACGCGCGTTGCAGATCATCAAAGGTACCTCTTTCACCAATCCCGTCGAGTTGATGGAAAAGGTCCTGCCGGAAGTGCTGGACTATGGCAAAAAGATCACGGGTGTGCCGGACCTTCGCAAGACCTTCGCCCTCAATGCCTTGGTGTGCGTGGACAATGCTGCCTGGCTGCTGTACGCCCACGAGAATAATCTAAAAACCTTTGATGAAATGATACCGGCAGCGTATCGGCCGGGGCTGTCTTACCGGCACGATAAAGTGGCGAGCATTCCGTCGTTCAGCGTCGGTACCACCACGGAGCGGATCAAAGCTGCTGCCGATGAAGGCTATTTTATCCTGAAACTCAAAACGGGTGCGGCGGGTACGCAGAAAGAAATGCTGGAAAAAGACCTTGAATTTTTGACCGCGCTGCACAAGACCATCGGGCATTACGAAACGCCCTATACCAAAAGCGGCAAAATCCCGTATTATTTTGACGCCAACGGCCGTTACGAACACAAAGACACCTTGCTGCGGTTTTTGGACCACGCCAAAAAGATCGGCGCGTTTGATCAAATTGCTGTGGTTGAAGAGCCGTTTGCCGAAAACAACGAGGTGTATGTCGGTGATTTCGGCGTACGCATCGCGGCCGACGAAAGCGCCCACACGGTCGAAGATGCCGCCCGCCGCATTGAACAGGGCTATTCGGCCATTGCGGTAAAGGCCATCGCCAAAACCCTGAGCATGACGATGAAAATTGCGCAGCTGGCGTACGAAAAAAACATTCCCTGTTTCTGTGCTGACCTGACGGTGAGCCCGATTCTGGTGGATTGGAACAAGTCCGTAGCGGCGCGATTGCCGCCGTTTCCCAACATGTCGATCGGCTTGCAGGAAACCAACGGACATCAGTATTACAAAAACTGGGATCGGCTCATGAGTTATCACCCCAAAGCCGGCAGTACATGGACAAAAACGGTGAAAGGTGTCTACCCAACCGATGCGTCTTTCTACTCCCAAAGCGCGGGAATTTTTGAGCCTTCCGCGCATTATGAAGCGTTGTTTCCGAAATAA
- a CDS encoding purple acid phosphatase family protein yields MKLTAFSTSIFLCAFLVFGTAAGTDSTVQQVMDNVVTRLYQKLTPAQLDTISEAYILPFLSEEEKQTLATRYWMFDVNVPVVVSLMRDQAQKVPPFWLANSGFQKTGMLVKNEEYTYEVWQKKFPKGKVALGINGFDKHRPVYFVGVGPQKKGDKLTVSNVFPANQHIEALKAGAFTYHDWDELTLTEVPPALQGQQLLTTIRGRAREAHLVKAFRQTEYPAVNKPDQLLLSWSADPSTTVDVQWRTQAAVKTGKVQYWKKNSIDTLTANALPFKMEDRLLRNDRYIQRFTAKLTQLTPATAYGYRVGSPENGWSEVASFKTQAAASEAFSFIWFGDTHKSPEWGNMARKTLERHPEISFYSVIGDLVSTGLDRNEWDEFFHHSGNIFSHKPFMPIPGNHDSQDGLGAAMYQNLFSLPVNGPDQLSSERTYAFNYQNALFLMLDATSPIDAQTAWIEKQLSQTKAQWKFVMLHFPPYNFEEDYAQIRKEWGVLFDRYHVDMVMSGHVHYYMRSKPMYAEKPVDSPAKGTIYTISISIPSHHKNWPEEPYAAARFQSGPVYQHIRIDQNKLSLRCLDESGKVKDELTIVK; encoded by the coding sequence ATGAAACTTACTGCTTTTTCCACCTCAATTTTCTTGTGTGCTTTTTTAGTTTTCGGCACCGCTGCCGGTACAGATTCCACGGTTCAGCAAGTGATGGACAATGTGGTTACGCGGTTGTACCAAAAACTGACGCCCGCCCAACTTGATACCATTTCGGAAGCCTACATTCTGCCTTTTCTTTCGGAAGAAGAAAAACAAACCCTCGCCACCCGTTACTGGATGTTTGACGTCAATGTACCCGTGGTTGTATCGCTCATGCGCGACCAAGCCCAGAAAGTGCCGCCGTTTTGGTTGGCAAACAGCGGGTTTCAAAAAACAGGTATGTTGGTTAAAAATGAAGAATACACCTACGAAGTCTGGCAAAAGAAGTTCCCGAAAGGCAAGGTAGCATTGGGCATCAACGGGTTTGACAAGCATCGTCCGGTGTATTTTGTTGGGGTAGGGCCGCAGAAAAAAGGGGATAAACTGACTGTCTCAAACGTTTTTCCCGCCAATCAACACATCGAAGCATTGAAAGCAGGGGCCTTTACGTACCATGATTGGGATGAACTTACGCTCACGGAAGTGCCCCCGGCATTGCAGGGACAGCAATTGTTGACCACCATTCGCGGGCGGGCCCGCGAAGCGCATTTGGTGAAAGCCTTTCGGCAAACGGAATACCCGGCCGTCAACAAACCCGATCAGTTACTGCTTTCGTGGAGTGCCGACCCTTCTACCACTGTTGACGTGCAATGGCGTACGCAGGCAGCGGTTAAAACGGGCAAAGTACAGTATTGGAAAAAGAACTCGATCGATACGTTGACTGCCAATGCTTTACCGTTTAAAATGGAAGACCGCCTGCTGCGCAACGACCGATACATTCAGCGTTTTACGGCTAAATTAACCCAACTTACGCCTGCCACCGCATACGGGTATCGCGTAGGATCACCGGAGAACGGGTGGTCAGAAGTGGCTTCATTCAAAACCCAAGCAGCCGCTTCGGAAGCGTTTTCGTTCATTTGGTTTGGCGATACGCACAAATCGCCCGAATGGGGGAATATGGCCCGTAAGACATTGGAGCGCCACCCCGAAATTTCGTTTTATTCCGTCATCGGCGATCTGGTCAGCACCGGCCTTGACCGCAATGAATGGGACGAGTTTTTTCATCATTCGGGAAACATCTTCAGTCACAAGCCTTTTATGCCCATTCCCGGCAATCACGACAGTCAGGACGGATTGGGTGCGGCGATGTATCAAAACCTGTTCAGCCTGCCCGTCAATGGTCCCGACCAATTGTCGTCTGAACGGACCTACGCATTCAATTACCAAAATGCCCTCTTCCTCATGCTGGATGCCACATCGCCCATTGATGCGCAAACAGCTTGGATTGAAAAGCAACTTTCGCAAACCAAGGCCCAATGGAAGTTTGTGATGCTGCATTTCCCGCCTTACAATTTTGAAGAAGATTATGCGCAAATCCGTAAAGAATGGGGTGTGCTATTTGACCGTTATCACGTTGATATGGTCATGAGCGGGCACGTGCATTACTACATGCGCAGCAAACCGATGTACGCCGAAAAACCCGTGGATTCTCCCGCCAAAGGCACCATCTACACCATTTCCATCAGCATTCCGAGCCACCACAAAAACTGGCCCGAAGAACCCTACGCAGCGGCACGTTTTCAGAGCGGCCCTGTGTACCAGCATATCCGTATCGACCAAAACAAATTGAGCCTGCGCTGTCTGGATGAGAGCGGCAAGGTGAAGGATGAATTAACGATCGTGAAATAA
- a CDS encoding PhoPQ-activated pathogenicity-related family protein yields MHKSFYSLFLSLFIGIAQLNAQQTITPETALKSYINNGDNTFTWELKDSFAMGDVTGYNLLLTSQKWRGITWRHQLTVLVPKENLHDGAMLFITGGSNREEQPNWSDKDKLWLPLAGIANKNKAIVALLKQAPNQPLFGKLTEDALISYTLHNFKKDGDYSWPLLFPMVKSAVRAMDAVQQFSKQTLKHDINGFLVTGASKRGWTTWLSAAIDDKRVKAIAPMVIDMLNMPATLEYQLKSYGEYSIQIEDYVKLEIPQSANTPQGNAITTMVDPYSYRAKLTVPKLIFIGTNDEYWTVDAIKHYYSQIPGKNMIHYVPNAGHDLGGGAQALETLSAFFGTTLDNKEYPTPTWNVSSSKKGVKLAIKTAPSDLVDAVVWTANSTDKDFRNDKWTSRSLGVSNASKINLEEAYTDSGYKAFYVDMKYKNPKGGTYTVSTRVFLTDPKGVL; encoded by the coding sequence ATGCATAAATCCTTTTACAGTTTATTCCTCAGTCTTTTTATCGGTATTGCTCAACTCAATGCACAGCAGACCATTACTCCCGAAACAGCCCTGAAAAGCTATATCAACAACGGAGACAATACCTTCACGTGGGAGCTCAAAGATTCCTTCGCCATGGGCGATGTCACCGGGTATAATCTTTTGCTCACTTCTCAAAAATGGAGAGGCATCACCTGGCGGCACCAATTGACCGTACTGGTGCCCAAAGAAAACCTGCACGACGGAGCTATGCTGTTCATCACGGGCGGTTCCAACAGGGAAGAACAACCTAATTGGAGCGATAAGGATAAACTTTGGCTGCCGCTGGCAGGGATTGCCAACAAGAACAAAGCCATCGTAGCGCTGCTGAAACAGGCCCCCAATCAGCCGCTGTTCGGAAAGTTGACCGAAGATGCGCTGATTTCCTACACCCTGCACAATTTCAAAAAGGACGGTGATTATTCGTGGCCGCTGCTTTTTCCGATGGTGAAAAGTGCCGTCAGAGCGATGGATGCCGTCCAGCAATTCTCCAAACAAACCCTCAAACACGACATAAACGGTTTTCTGGTGACGGGAGCTTCCAAGCGCGGCTGGACCACGTGGCTGTCGGCGGCCATCGACGATAAGCGCGTCAAAGCCATTGCGCCGATGGTCATTGATATGCTGAACATGCCCGCAACGCTTGAGTACCAACTCAAATCCTACGGGGAATACAGCATTCAGATTGAAGATTATGTCAAACTTGAAATTCCGCAATCGGCCAATACTCCGCAGGGAAATGCCATCACCACCATGGTCGACCCGTATTCTTACCGCGCCAAACTGACGGTACCCAAGCTGATCTTTATCGGTACCAATGACGAATACTGGACCGTCGATGCCATCAAGCATTATTACAGCCAGATTCCCGGTAAAAATATGATCCATTACGTGCCCAATGCAGGTCATGATTTGGGCGGCGGTGCGCAGGCCTTGGAAACACTGAGCGCCTTTTTCGGGACTACACTCGACAATAAAGAATACCCTACGCCTACCTGGAACGTTTCTTCTTCCAAAAAAGGGGTAAAACTGGCCATTAAAACGGCACCGAGCGACCTGGTGGATGCAGTTGTGTGGACGGCAAATTCCACCGACAAAGATTTCAGAAATGACAAATGGACGAGCCGCAGCCTGGGCGTTTCCAACGCTTCAAAAATCAATCTGGAAGAAGCCTATACGGACAGCGGTTATAAAGCATTTTATGTAGATATGAAATACAAAAACCCCAAAGGCGGCACCTATACTGTCAGCACCCGCGTATTTCTGACCGATCCAAAGGGCGTTTTATGA
- a CDS encoding DEAD/DEAH box helicase has translation MTFEELNLHKPLLNAINDLGFTTPTAIQQKVFSVVMSGQDVYGIAQTGTGKTLAYLLPCLRQFVFSKEKNPQIIILVPTRELVVQVVESVKKLTPYMSVVTVGVYGGVNMKPQVAEVSQGVDVLVATPGRLVDMLSSGVIKPKAVKKLILDEADEMLNLGFRAQLKLILDTLPQKRQNLLFSATITDEVEQLMQEYFNHPVKVEATPAGTPLENIYQMAYQVPNFYTKVNLLELLLGHDPDMVKVLVFAATKSLANQLFEQLEKQFGETVSVIHSNKAQMQRFEAVNRFQCGACRVLIATDVIARGLDVSEVSHVINFDLPELPETYIHRIGRTGRVDKKGIAISFITEKEKEQQEAIEALMKQPIPMRPLPKLLEISDELTPEERDTGYTKIISVKIVKSDTFGGAFHEKTEKNQKVNVRRNHAKEMMKKYGKPIRKTRKS, from the coding sequence ATGACTTTCGAAGAATTAAATCTCCATAAACCACTCCTCAACGCTATCAATGACCTGGGCTTTACAACGCCTACTGCCATTCAGCAGAAGGTATTTTCGGTGGTAATGTCGGGACAGGATGTATACGGGATCGCGCAAACGGGTACGGGAAAAACCCTGGCGTATCTGTTGCCCTGCCTGCGGCAATTTGTGTTTTCCAAAGAAAAAAATCCGCAGATAATTATTTTGGTCCCTACCCGTGAGCTGGTAGTGCAGGTGGTGGAATCGGTCAAAAAACTGACCCCCTACATGAGCGTGGTAACGGTAGGCGTTTACGGCGGCGTAAACATGAAGCCGCAGGTAGCGGAGGTATCGCAGGGGGTGGATGTATTGGTGGCTACGCCGGGACGACTGGTCGATATGCTGTCGAGCGGGGTGATCAAGCCCAAAGCCGTGAAAAAGCTGATCCTCGACGAAGCCGACGAAATGCTGAATCTGGGCTTTCGGGCGCAGTTGAAGCTCATCTTGGATACCCTGCCCCAAAAACGCCAAAACCTTCTGTTTTCGGCTACCATCACCGACGAAGTAGAGCAGTTGATGCAGGAATATTTTAACCATCCCGTCAAAGTGGAAGCTACGCCTGCCGGAACGCCGTTGGAGAATATCTACCAAATGGCGTATCAGGTGCCCAATTTTTACACTAAAGTAAACCTGCTCGAACTGCTTCTCGGCCACGACCCCGACATGGTCAAAGTGCTGGTCTTTGCGGCAACCAAGTCCTTAGCCAATCAATTGTTTGAGCAACTGGAAAAGCAATTTGGCGAAACGGTCAGCGTGATTCACTCCAACAAAGCCCAGATGCAGCGTTTTGAGGCCGTTAATCGCTTTCAGTGCGGTGCGTGTCGTGTGCTTATTGCTACCGACGTTATTGCGCGCGGATTGGATGTGTCGGAAGTATCGCACGTCATTAATTTTGATCTGCCCGAATTGCCCGAAACCTACATTCACCGCATCGGTCGTACGGGTCGGGTGGATAAAAAAGGCATTGCCATCAGTTTTATTACCGAAAAAGAAAAAGAGCAGCAGGAAGCCATCGAAGCCCTGATGAAACAGCCGATTCCGATGCGTCCGTTGCCCAAATTACTCGAAATTTCGGATGAACTGACTCCCGAAGAAAGAGACACCGGCTATACCAAGATCATCAGCGTCAAGATCGTGAAGAGTGATACGTTTGGCGGGGCGTTTCACGAAAAAACCGAAAAGAACCAAAAGGTAAACGTGCGCCGCAATCACGCCAAAGAAATGATGAAAAAGTACGGTAAGCCGATTCGGAAAACCCGAAAATCATAA
- a CDS encoding c-type cytochrome: MTVRLRNLALLATAAVILAAGFPSGKEDIQRPLDVWAIRSVLDKKPRMLTLALDKECYAAYDLAKGKLYKVWKGGITLEGAAYTNKKDIQPGSWGTAYLWDSLSASSWRVSIRGKEEPARVLYKGYAFRNQQIYLHFALVLSSKDTVLVTERPEFVRNTAGKPGLERMFTTSAVPEGVTVSLQTFEGIRALPSNKTTYLTTYFESLPEQFPPQPVVGAVHPGRALMDKSDCFVCHKTDENEVGPAFQRVAQRYPNNPKSVEVLINKIREGGTGVWGTGVMNSHALLTEPELKSMVSYIFTLKPKEIIAQKPVNQPKKEPAVPRSTSPGFGAPLDKVHPSYDLQTLHTQNFKPRVGALAFKPDGRLLVSTWDEVGGVYLLDNVATGDTNKITVKRIASGLAEPLGMEVVNGDIYVLQKHELTRLIDTDGDEIIDEYRAVCNSWGVTADFHEFAFGLVYKEGYFYVTLSMAMRLKPDEKQLPDRGRTLKIAPNGSFESVNYGLRTPNGIGLGVDNELFVTDNQGQWLPGNKFIHVKKGEYNGMAWGWLSDEPAPRMVPPAIWLPEDEIGNSPSEPVLIPDGPYKGQMLHGDVTHGGIQRDFLEKINGEYQGAVFRFSQGFEAGVNRLRWGPDGALYVGEVGMIGGGWSWKDRVRGLQKLKYNGKSTFEMLAVRAQPQGFEIEFTEPLNEGQKLRPADFLIHQWWYLPTKNYGGPKMDLTAMTVRKLTVSEDRKRIFLEIPNLKKEHVVYFRLPDALKSHRGQSLWSSEAWYTLNNIPN, translated from the coding sequence ATGACGGTACGGTTACGAAATTTGGCCTTATTGGCCACGGCAGCAGTTATTTTGGCGGCAGGTTTCCCTTCGGGCAAAGAAGACATTCAGCGTCCGCTTGACGTGTGGGCCATTCGTTCGGTGCTCGACAAAAAGCCCCGTATGTTGACCTTGGCCCTGGATAAGGAATGCTACGCCGCCTACGATCTGGCCAAAGGCAAATTATACAAGGTCTGGAAAGGCGGGATCACGCTGGAAGGAGCAGCCTACACCAATAAAAAAGACATTCAGCCGGGTTCGTGGGGGACGGCCTACCTGTGGGATAGTTTATCCGCGTCGTCGTGGCGTGTCAGCATTCGCGGCAAAGAAGAACCTGCGCGGGTGCTGTACAAAGGCTACGCGTTCAGAAATCAACAAATTTACCTGCATTTTGCGTTAGTGCTCTCCTCAAAAGACACCGTTCTCGTGACGGAGCGCCCCGAATTTGTGCGCAATACCGCCGGGAAGCCCGGATTGGAAAGAATGTTTACCACCTCAGCCGTTCCGGAAGGCGTGACCGTTTCTTTACAAACATTCGAGGGAATAAGGGCATTGCCTTCCAACAAAACAACTTACCTAACCACGTATTTTGAATCCCTGCCCGAGCAGTTTCCGCCGCAGCCCGTCGTCGGGGCCGTACATCCCGGACGGGCGCTGATGGACAAAAGCGATTGCTTTGTGTGCCATAAAACAGACGAAAATGAAGTGGGGCCGGCGTTTCAGCGCGTGGCGCAGCGATATCCCAACAACCCGAAATCGGTAGAGGTATTGATCAATAAGATCAGGGAAGGCGGCACGGGCGTGTGGGGTACCGGCGTCATGAATTCGCACGCCCTGCTGACCGAGCCGGAACTGAAGTCCATGGTCAGTTATATTTTTACGCTGAAACCCAAAGAGATCATTGCTCAAAAACCCGTGAACCAACCCAAAAAAGAGCCGGCAGTGCCACGCTCAACTTCACCGGGGTTTGGCGCACCGCTCGACAAAGTGCACCCAAGCTATGACCTCCAAACATTGCACACCCAAAACTTCAAACCCCGCGTGGGGGCATTGGCGTTTAAACCCGACGGGCGACTTTTGGTCAGCACCTGGGACGAAGTGGGCGGAGTGTACCTGCTGGACAATGTCGCTACCGGAGATACCAACAAAATTACCGTCAAACGCATTGCCTCTGGATTGGCCGAGCCGCTGGGCATGGAAGTGGTCAACGGCGATATCTATGTTTTGCAAAAACACGAATTGACCCGACTCATCGATACCGATGGCGACGAGATCATTGATGAATACCGCGCCGTGTGCAACAGTTGGGGCGTAACGGCCGATTTCCACGAGTTTGCCTTCGGGTTGGTGTACAAAGAAGGATATTTCTACGTGACGCTCTCGATGGCGATGCGCCTCAAACCCGACGAAAAGCAACTGCCCGACCGAGGGCGCACCCTCAAAATCGCCCCAAACGGCAGTTTTGAATCCGTCAATTACGGCCTGCGCACGCCCAACGGCATTGGGTTGGGGGTAGATAACGAACTCTTTGTGACCGATAATCAGGGGCAGTGGCTGCCCGGCAATAAATTCATCCACGTCAAAAAAGGAGAATACAACGGCATGGCGTGGGGCTGGCTCAGCGACGAACCCGCTCCGCGCATGGTGCCGCCCGCGATTTGGCTGCCCGAAGATGAGATCGGCAATTCGCCGTCGGAGCCCGTTTTGATACCCGATGGTCCCTACAAAGGCCAAATGCTGCACGGGGATGTGACCCACGGCGGCATTCAGCGCGATTTTCTGGAAAAGATCAACGGCGAATACCAGGGCGCAGTGTTTCGGTTCTCGCAGGGATTTGAAGCGGGCGTCAATCGGCTGCGTTGGGGACCGGACGGCGCATTGTATGTAGGAGAAGTAGGCATGATTGGCGGAGGCTGGAGCTGGAAAGACCGCGTACGGGGGTTGCAGAAACTGAAATACAACGGTAAAAGTACCTTTGAAATGTTGGCCGTGCGTGCCCAACCGCAGGGGTTTGAAATCGAATTTACGGAGCCGCTCAACGAAGGGCAAAAGCTGCGCCCCGCTGATTTTCTGATTCATCAATGGTGGTACCTGCCCACAAAAAATTACGGCGGTCCCAAAATGGACCTGACCGCAATGACGGTCCGGAAACTCACCGTTTCTGAAGACCGAAAGCGGATTTTTCTCGAAATTCCGAACCTGAAAAAAGAACACGTCGTCTATTTTCGATTGCCGGATGCGCTCAAAAGCCATCGCGGCCAATCGCTGTGGTCGTCGGAGGCGTGGTATACATTAAACAATATTCCGAACTGA
- a CDS encoding glycerophosphodiester phosphodiesterase family protein — protein MLSLALLPFCREASPPFCCVGGDDIRKDFLTTDSRTVLAVSHRAVHHVLPENSLPAVQEAIRLGIDIVEIDVKVTADGVPILMHDGKIDPTTNGKGNPETRILEQLRSCRPVVKGETTSEKIPTLEEVLRLAKGHIPVDLDLKTDRLTPVIEAVKKTGTEDIVFYFDSDYEALPFVDKADKKHLLMPRAHSGAMADSAITLFNPEVVHIDFSFYTPEVVNLIKKRGAQVWINALGPIDRQLKAKKRAKHWTGSSGTGPMSFRPINLNCY, from the coding sequence TTGCTTTCGTTGGCCTTGCTGCCCTTTTGCCGGGAAGCCTCGCCCCCGTTTTGCTGCGTAGGGGGGGACGATATCCGAAAGGATTTCTTAACGACCGATTCCCGTACCGTATTGGCGGTGTCTCACCGTGCAGTGCATCATGTGTTGCCCGAAAACTCCCTCCCTGCCGTGCAGGAAGCCATTCGCCTGGGTATTGACATTGTAGAGATCGACGTAAAAGTGACCGCTGACGGCGTGCCGATATTGATGCACGACGGCAAGATCGACCCTACCACCAATGGCAAAGGCAATCCCGAAACCAGGATACTTGAGCAATTGCGAAGCTGTCGCCCGGTGGTGAAAGGCGAAACAACATCGGAAAAAATTCCAACATTAGAAGAAGTTTTGCGTTTAGCTAAAGGGCACATCCCGGTGGACCTCGATTTGAAGACCGACAGGCTGACACCTGTCATTGAGGCCGTCAAAAAGACCGGAACCGAAGACATCGTGTTTTATTTTGACAGCGATTATGAGGCGCTCCCGTTTGTAGATAAGGCGGATAAAAAACACCTGCTCATGCCCAGGGCGCATTCAGGGGCTATGGCTGATTCTGCCATCACGCTTTTTAACCCCGAGGTGGTCCACATCGACTTCTCGTTTTATACCCCTGAGGTAGTAAACCTCATCAAAAAACGCGGAGCGCAGGTCTGGATCAATGCATTGGGGCCGATCGATAGGCAGCTCAAGGCCAAAAAAAGAGCGAAGCACTGGACCGGCTCCTCAGGCACGGGGCCCATGTCATTCAGACCGATAAACCTGAATTGTTATTAA
- a CDS encoding glycerophosphodiester phosphodiesterase family protein — protein MIKYLSAFLLLIAAVMGIGSTYGQTSLAPLPTSTNKFVVIAHRGNHVNVPENSLASYEEAIKSGADYAEIDLRTSKDGILMIHHDGTVDRMTNGTGDVKAKTWAELSQLQLKSPKAGDATVYRIPTFREVLKLCKNRINIYLDFKDADVAETSKQIREEGMEKQIVVYLNKVPYYKQWRSVAPQIPLMTSLLADVKNSQQLKFFLGQVKVEVLDNIGEQDMVQTAQQEGVAVWLDVQSPSEGKEAWDSALTKGVQGVQTDNPEALVNYLKANGWRDGVAKTAVNVPKKPAYQTLKDVAYGYAENNENTFDAYIPENHTPETKVIVYIHGGSWSRGDKSEFPKQLIDELVGEKRYILVSMNYRLVKGDKNRFPAQIEDVKKVIAFLSTQSKRYRFNGNEFALMGGSAGAHLAMLYAYAHDPYKQVKTVVNLWGPTDLTDKSVRADGSDANNTVIRFLGEADPKAKICVDASPLQHLTKETGVPTISFHGMEDPLVNVSQAENLHKKLQSLGILSQLELYPNEKHGMSASAAVDVFEKMVKWLEKQYPVVK, from the coding sequence ATGATAAAATACCTTTCTGCGTTTTTGCTGCTCATCGCAGCGGTCATGGGAATCGGCAGTACGTATGGACAAACGTCCTTGGCTCCTTTGCCAACGTCCACCAATAAATTTGTGGTCATTGCCCACCGGGGCAACCACGTCAATGTGCCCGAAAACTCTCTTGCCTCCTACGAAGAAGCCATTAAAAGTGGGGCAGATTATGCCGAAATAGACCTGCGTACGAGCAAAGACGGTATCCTGATGATTCATCACGACGGCACCGTAGACCGCATGACCAACGGCACCGGCGACGTCAAAGCCAAAACATGGGCGGAGCTAAGCCAACTCCAACTCAAAAGTCCCAAAGCCGGAGACGCGACCGTTTATCGGATTCCGACCTTCAGAGAGGTGCTGAAACTGTGTAAGAATCGCATCAATATTTATTTGGATTTTAAAGACGCCGATGTGGCCGAAACCTCGAAGCAGATCCGGGAAGAGGGCATGGAGAAGCAGATCGTGGTGTACCTCAACAAGGTGCCTTACTACAAACAATGGCGCAGCGTAGCCCCTCAAATACCCCTGATGACCAGCCTGTTGGCCGACGTAAAAAACAGCCAACAACTGAAATTCTTTTTGGGGCAGGTAAAAGTGGAGGTGCTGGACAACATCGGTGAGCAGGATATGGTGCAAACGGCGCAGCAGGAAGGCGTGGCCGTTTGGCTGGATGTGCAGAGTCCGTCGGAAGGAAAGGAAGCCTGGGATTCGGCCTTAACGAAGGGCGTACAGGGCGTACAGACCGACAACCCCGAAGCATTGGTCAATTACCTGAAAGCCAACGGATGGCGCGACGGGGTGGCCAAAACGGCCGTCAATGTCCCGAAGAAGCCGGCGTATCAAACCTTGAAGGATGTGGCGTATGGATACGCCGAAAACAACGAAAATACCTTTGATGCCTACATTCCCGAAAACCATACGCCCGAGACCAAAGTGATCGTCTATATCCACGGCGGCTCGTGGAGCCGGGGGGATAAAAGCGAATTTCCGAAACAACTGATCGATGAATTGGTCGGCGAAAAAAGATACATTCTGGTTTCGATGAATTATCGGCTGGTCAAAGGCGATAAAAATCGGTTTCCGGCCCAGATCGAAGACGTCAAAAAAGTCATTGCTTTTCTGTCGACCCAATCGAAACGGTACCGTTTCAACGGCAATGAATTTGCCCTCATGGGCGGCAGCGCCGGGGCGCATTTGGCGATGCTGTATGCTTACGCCCACGACCCTTACAAACAGGTTAAAACCGTGGTGAACCTTTGGGGACCCACCGACCTGACCGATAAGTCCGTTCGGGCCGATGGCAGCGATGCCAACAATACCGTCATTCGCTTTTTAGGAGAAGCCGACCCTAAAGCCAAGATCTGTGTAGATGCCAGCCCATTGCAGCATCTCACCAAAGAGACCGGCGTACCGACTATCTCCTTTCACGGCATGGAAGATCCGTTGGTGAATGTAAGTCAGGCCGAAAATCTGCACAAAAAACTTCAGTCATTGGGTATTTTGTCGCAATTGGAATTGTATCCCAATGAAAAACACGGCATGAGTGCCTCAGCGGCGGTGGATGTATTTGAAAAAATGGTCAAATGGCTCGAAAAACAATACCCCGTTGTTAAATAA